CGGCAAGGAAGTGACGAAAGAAGAACTGGCCACCCTGAAGTTGAAACCACAGGCCTTTCATGGAGAGTGGAATTATTCCTTACTCCCTCGAGCTCACAGTTGTTAAAGTTATTTTTTCTAAAATCCTTACGACTGATCGTGGACCGAGTCTTGGAAGAAAACTTCTTCTGATAGCTATCGAAGGAGAGTGTGAGATCAATATAGAAGTGCTGATATTGCAGGGGAACATAGCAAACATATCCATCTTGTTGACGCAGGTTGGGGATATCACAGGTCACTGGCAGTGCACGGATCATAAATCCTTGACTTCCATCCATCAGTGTATCAACGGGAAGCGAGGGAGATGCCTGCGGTGGCAATTGATCTGTAAGGAGCACCGATCGACACTGCAGTTGAAGCGGGATGGTCAGGAGTGTCCAATCACTCAGCTGATATTTGAACGGGACAGGGCGTAAATCCCAGCTATGCATTGGTAATTCCTGAGGCATCGCTTCCTTTCCAGGGAACAATAACAAGGGATTGAATTTCCCTTGTCGGTACTATGAAAATTCTAGCGAGTCTAGAGTAAATTTCCAATAGTGATCCTGTATAACAATCTGAATGTGACATGACAAACACACGTTGCGCCCCTTGCTCGGGATGCTAGTAAAGTGTCTCATCAGGAGGCTGGTGGGCAATGCCAACCCTCCAAGAAGGTCCTACTCACTGCTCACGTATTTGCCAGACACAATACTAGTGGTCCATACTTCAAGCCCACCCGTATCCAAGAGTTCAGTAACAAGCATCCTCGCTGTTCTACGCCGGCTGAGCACTAAGAGTTAATAGCGAAACACCGACGACAAAATATGCTTTTCCAGCACTGCACAAAGCTATCAACCACACAATCTGCACTGCACAAGTGCTTTCGTTCATAGGTTGTCGTTAGCGCGACACACAGCATACCTGCCCGTTTGGCCGCTTCAACTCCTAAAGGCGAGTCTTCAATAACGACGCATTCTTCAACCGCAGAGTGAAGTTGTCTCGCCGCATGAAGAAAAATATCCGGTTGTGGTTTTCCTTTTCCTCGTACTTCGTCGATAAAAAACATCTTTTCAGCAAAAAAAGCTCGCAAATCTAAAGCATTTTCTACAGTTTGAAATAATGAACGGTCCATCGCTGTCGCAATACAGACTTTATAGTTTTTCGTGACCAACGCGAAAAAATCGGTAAATCCAGCAATGAAATTCACGCCAGTCGCTAACGCTGCTTTTACAATCGCCAAACGTTCTTGCGCTAATTTCTCTGGATCACCTGGAAACCCATATAACGCCTGCATAACGCGAACACCTTCAACGAGTGATTGTCCGGTGAGTAACGGTTTCAGTTGCTCTCGTTGATAGCGAATTCCTCGACGTCGCAGAAACTCAACCTGGGCTTGATCCCACACCGCTTCAGTATCCAGAACGACGCCTTCGGCGTCAAAGATTATCGTGGTGATCATAAAGGTCGGGAACCGGTCGCCAGTTGTCA
The sequence above is a segment of the Deltaproteobacteria bacterium genome. Coding sequences within it:
- a CDS encoding HAD family phosphatase; the protein is MITTIIFDAEGVVLDTEAVWDQAQVEFLRRRGIRYQREQLKPLLTGQSLVEGVRVMQALYGFPGDPEKLAQERLAIVKAALATGVNFIAGFTDFFALVTKNYKVCIATAMDRSLFQTVENALDLRAFFAEKMFFIDEVRGKGKPQPDIFLHAARQLHSAVEECVVIEDSPLGVEAAKRAGMLCVALTTTYERKHLCSADCVVDSFVQCWKSIFCRRCFAINS